From a single Sphingobium sp. genomic region:
- a CDS encoding HlyD family type I secretion periplasmic adaptor subunit codes for MIEPNMSAFAAATAVVPGKAKKRQRLAYASVVITIGALIALSTVVKVSGAVIAAGNLSVTSQTKSVSHQTGGILADIRVHEGQMVRRGEVLMQLDTDVTLASVAASTESVSALSARRERLEAELAGRPQATFGGAGSNPEVQTAIAREQQLFEARRAEKSAQIAMLSARQTQLQAEITGYRSRIGALRKQQALLAPELRGLRELYAQELVTINRLNEIERSDVSLRGEIATLEASIRQAEARIAETSREMNMYRQSLRTSAGQELNDVVNTLTEGKLRSVDAEYALEKATIRAPQDGFVDAISFVTPGSAIPAGQPLLRIVPANDNLVAEVRVSPADIDQVRLGQEVRLRFSALQAAQSPEVLGKVTFISPERTEDPRTGQPYYRVRVAGEKGHLRSVAGAQLTNGMPVEAYITTGARAFMSYLLKPILDQLEKAFRQ; via the coding sequence ATGATCGAACCCAATATGTCCGCCTTTGCCGCCGCCACAGCCGTGGTCCCCGGTAAGGCGAAGAAGCGGCAGCGACTGGCTTATGCCAGCGTCGTCATAACGATTGGCGCGCTCATCGCGCTGTCGACTGTCGTCAAGGTATCAGGCGCGGTGATCGCGGCGGGTAATCTGTCGGTTACCAGCCAGACGAAATCGGTTTCGCACCAGACAGGCGGTATCTTGGCCGACATCCGGGTGCATGAAGGCCAGATGGTCCGCCGGGGAGAGGTGCTGATGCAGCTCGATACGGACGTCACCCTGGCCTCGGTTGCGGCGTCGACCGAAAGCGTATCCGCCTTGTCGGCGCGCCGCGAACGGCTTGAAGCCGAGCTCGCCGGCCGCCCGCAGGCCACATTTGGGGGCGCGGGCAGCAATCCCGAAGTCCAGACCGCGATTGCGCGCGAACAGCAATTGTTTGAAGCGCGGCGCGCAGAAAAAAGCGCGCAGATTGCCATGCTTTCGGCGCGTCAAACGCAGTTGCAGGCGGAAATTACCGGCTATCGCTCGCGCATTGGCGCCCTGCGCAAGCAACAGGCACTGCTCGCCCCTGAATTGCGCGGCCTGCGGGAGCTTTATGCGCAGGAACTGGTGACGATCAACCGGCTCAACGAGATCGAACGTTCGGACGTATCGCTCCGCGGAGAGATTGCGACGCTGGAAGCCAGCATCCGCCAAGCCGAAGCGCGTATCGCCGAAACATCGCGCGAAATGAATATGTACCGGCAGTCGCTGCGCACTTCGGCAGGCCAGGAGCTGAACGATGTGGTCAATACGCTGACCGAGGGGAAGTTGCGATCGGTTGACGCCGAATATGCCTTGGAAAAGGCGACTATCCGTGCCCCGCAAGATGGCTTTGTCGATGCGATCAGCTTTGTAACACCGGGCAGCGCGATCCCCGCCGGTCAGCCGTTGCTGCGGATTGTGCCTGCCAATGACAATCTTGTCGCCGAAGTGCGCGTCAGCCCCGCCGACATCGATCAGGTGCGCTTGGGGCAAGAGGTGCGCCTGCGCTTCTCCGCGCTGCAGGCCGCACAATCGCCCGAAGTGCTGGGCAAGGTGACCTTCATTTCGCCCGAGCGGACCGAAGATCCACGCACCGGCCAGCCTTATTATCGCGTCCGTGTGGCCGGCGAAAAGGGGCATTTACGGTCGGTTGCCGGCGCGCAATTGACAAATGGCATGCCCGTTGAAGCCTATATCACGACGGGCGCGCGTGCATTTATGAGCTATTTGCTAAAACCCATTCTTGACCAGTTGGAAAAGGCCTTCAGACAATAA
- a CDS encoding TolC family outer membrane protein: MIFAAEPVAAQSLPEALQHAYDRSEEIASARAQNDADRAGITISKAGGLPTVGTTVGLSETLSGSTTNRGRVDVSGEVSMPLFQGGAVRNGVRAARSRSDASSFGIAAAEMGVFGAVVTAYADVIRDQQIVDLTRNNLRSLTTTLNATRARFRARDLTRTDVAQAESRAAIARGELETAEAQLKGSIEEFRRLTGLEVVRLTPLPPLQDLPANAEMAAATALEENPQLISARSKLESQRYEVKAARAEALPKVSAVLNGRYSDRQLQPTIPDDSRFGATVGVTMNMSLFRGGQVPARVSQATAREMQALQEAQGIERVLVARARSDFANWRAAKEVVVASGQAVTATQQALSGVRSESDVGSRTILDILNAEQELRNAQVQLANAERDSYLAAFSLLMTMGRAQARNFGIGGSAAAELPTIREFSSPNGSAAAMGPDAPSQNLVPDADLAPVRLQPPMMAMPSSPVSSAVSEPPLPASPAATAALRPAEMRVAKSAEEKWSPFPSTHWVVQLAAHESAAAARAHWDQLQPVIGGIIPGGTPMVALAPDAPKTVYRLAIGAFADFSEAETACSDLRVQGQSCIVRRVATFGAVQWIEQKSRKAGK; the protein is encoded by the coding sequence ATGATATTTGCGGCCGAGCCTGTAGCCGCGCAAAGCCTGCCAGAGGCCTTGCAGCACGCCTATGACCGGAGTGAAGAAATCGCGAGTGCGCGGGCACAGAATGATGCCGACCGCGCCGGCATTACCATTTCGAAAGCGGGCGGCCTGCCGACGGTGGGCACCACCGTTGGATTAAGCGAAACCCTTTCCGGCTCGACCACTAACAGGGGCCGGGTCGATGTTTCCGGTGAGGTCAGCATGCCGCTGTTTCAGGGCGGCGCGGTGCGCAACGGCGTGCGTGCGGCGCGATCGCGCTCGGATGCGTCGTCTTTCGGCATTGCCGCGGCGGAAATGGGTGTGTTTGGTGCCGTGGTCACGGCCTATGCCGATGTCATCCGGGATCAGCAGATTGTCGATTTGACGCGCAACAATCTGCGCAGCCTGACCACAACCCTGAATGCAACGCGGGCGCGGTTCAGGGCGCGCGACTTGACGCGCACCGACGTCGCTCAGGCCGAATCGCGGGCCGCAATCGCGCGGGGCGAGCTGGAAACGGCAGAAGCGCAGCTTAAGGGTTCTATTGAAGAATTTCGCCGGTTGACAGGGTTGGAGGTTGTCCGGCTTACGCCATTGCCACCGCTGCAGGATCTGCCGGCCAATGCGGAAATGGCCGCTGCCACCGCATTGGAGGAAAACCCCCAGCTTATCTCGGCGCGATCAAAGCTCGAATCGCAACGCTATGAGGTTAAAGCCGCGCGCGCAGAGGCCCTGCCAAAAGTGTCCGCAGTGCTTAATGGCCGTTATTCCGACCGTCAGCTGCAGCCGACCATTCCCGATGACAGCCGTTTTGGCGCGACGGTTGGCGTCACGATGAACATGTCGCTGTTTCGTGGCGGTCAGGTGCCCGCCCGGGTTAGTCAGGCAACTGCACGCGAGATGCAGGCGCTTCAGGAAGCGCAGGGGATTGAGCGCGTTCTCGTTGCCCGTGCCCGCAGCGATTTCGCCAACTGGCGTGCTGCGAAGGAAGTGGTTGTTGCCAGCGGTCAGGCCGTCACGGCAACGCAACAGGCGCTGAGCGGTGTTCGATCCGAAAGCGATGTCGGCTCGCGCACGATTCTCGATATTCTCAACGCCGAACAGGAATTGCGCAACGCGCAGGTCCAACTCGCCAATGCGGAGCGGGATTCCTATCTCGCCGCCTTTTCGTTGTTGATGACGATGGGCCGCGCGCAGGCGCGTAACTTCGGCATTGGCGGATCGGCAGCGGCTGAATTGCCGACCATTCGCGAATTTTCATCGCCAAATGGATCAGCTGCCGCCATGGGCCCAGATGCGCCATCGCAAAATTTGGTGCCCGACGCGGATCTTGCACCGGTGCGTTTGCAGCCGCCCATGATGGCGATGCCATCCTCACCCGTTTCATCCGCCGTTTCTGAGCCTCCGTTGCCAGCATCACCCGCTGCCACAGCGGCTTTGCGACCTGCCGAAATGCGGGTCGCAAAGTCAGCGGAGGAAAAATGGTCACCATTTCCGTCGACCCATTGGGTTGTCCAGCTTGCCGCGCATGAAAGTGCTGCTGCGGCGCGCGCCCATTGGGACCAATTGCAGCCCGTGATCGGGGGTATCATTCCCGGCGGCACACCGATGGTCGCCCTAGCGCCTGACGCGCCGAAAACAGTCTACCGCCTCGCAATCGGTGCTTTTGCCGATTTCAGCGAAGCCGAAACCGCGTGCAGCGATCTGCGCGTGCAGGGTCAAAGCTGCATCGTACGGCGGGTTGCGACCTTTGGCGCTGTGCAGTGGATTGAACAGAAAAGCCGGAAGGCAGGAAAGTGA
- a CDS encoding type I secretion system permease/ATPase, translating into MNDQPLAKATLPASEDKIKFLLRRSRSALIAIFLLSAVINVFVLNGSIYMMMVYDRALPSQSLQTLFGLFGISAFIYVAQAYFEVLRGRMLSDVAVQLEDDVSPFALHSAHELAVRGSRDDAGNSPLRDLEQIRSFIAGPGPGALMDLPWIIFFITILSMLHIWLGVAALGGALVLVALTFVSERINQNSIGAIGEMTQSRSRLIERKRRNAETVQSLGMRSRFARMFLELNGRLATRQSAVNDTTILVSTISRTMRMFIQSVLLTVGALLVINGQVSAGVIFASSILAGRALAPIDQAIGQWRAFSMARFSWKRLNEAINRYGIPPARTLLPRPKGALDVEGLCVAPPGKERPTLDSVSFSCPSGSIVGVIGPSAAGKSTLARALVGAWPSLQGTVRLDGAALEQWDADVLGQHIGYLPQSVELMDGTVAQNIARFDPDASSEAITRAAELAGVHDLVLHLPDGYETEVGEDGRNLSGGQRQRIGLARALYKDPCFVVLDEPNSNLDPAGEAALGLALINLKKIGSTAVIVTHRQSVLRFASHILYLAEGKVRQFGPQEEVLRALAERNNVQPMAPTGAAAPAAPPTAEAPVHAPTHATAA; encoded by the coding sequence ATGAACGACCAACCCCTCGCCAAAGCCACTTTGCCGGCTTCGGAAGACAAGATCAAATTCCTGCTTCGCCGCTCACGCAGCGCGCTGATTGCAATTTTCTTGCTGTCAGCGGTGATCAACGTCTTTGTGCTCAATGGATCAATCTACATGATGATGGTCTATGATCGCGCCTTGCCGTCGCAAAGCCTTCAGACGCTTTTCGGCCTGTTCGGGATCAGCGCCTTTATCTATGTGGCTCAGGCCTATTTTGAGGTGCTGCGCGGCCGGATGCTGTCCGACGTTGCCGTCCAATTGGAAGACGATGTCAGTCCGTTTGCGCTGCATTCGGCGCATGAACTGGCCGTGCGGGGATCGCGCGACGATGCAGGCAACAGCCCGCTTCGCGATCTGGAACAGATCCGCTCCTTCATCGCCGGCCCTGGCCCGGGCGCGCTGATGGATTTGCCCTGGATCATCTTCTTTATCACCATTCTGTCGATGCTGCACATCTGGCTCGGTGTTGCTGCGCTGGGCGGCGCGCTGGTTCTGGTCGCGCTGACCTTTGTATCTGAACGGATCAACCAGAATTCAATCGGTGCAATCGGCGAAATGACACAGTCGCGCAGCCGCTTGATCGAGCGCAAAAGGCGCAATGCGGAAACCGTCCAGTCGCTGGGCATGCGCTCGCGCTTTGCGCGCATGTTCCTCGAACTGAACGGCCGGCTGGCGACGCGCCAGTCCGCGGTCAACGACACGACTATCCTTGTGTCGACAATCAGCCGCACAATGCGGATGTTCATCCAGTCGGTATTGCTGACGGTCGGCGCCTTGCTGGTGATCAATGGTCAGGTTTCTGCTGGTGTGATTTTTGCCAGCTCGATCCTTGCCGGCCGTGCACTTGCGCCGATCGATCAGGCAATTGGCCAATGGCGCGCATTTTCCATGGCCCGCTTCAGCTGGAAGCGGTTGAATGAAGCGATCAACCGCTATGGCATTCCGCCTGCGCGCACTTTGCTGCCGCGTCCCAAGGGCGCGCTGGACGTTGAAGGGCTGTGCGTTGCCCCTCCGGGCAAGGAACGGCCAACGCTCGATTCGGTCAGTTTCTCCTGCCCTAGTGGATCGATTGTCGGCGTGATCGGCCCCAGCGCTGCGGGTAAATCCACCCTTGCTCGCGCCCTTGTCGGCGCCTGGCCCAGCCTGCAAGGCACGGTCCGTCTCGACGGCGCGGCACTCGAACAATGGGATGCAGACGTTTTGGGCCAACATATCGGCTATCTGCCGCAATCGGTTGAGCTGATGGATGGCACCGTTGCGCAGAATATCGCCCGTTTTGATCCCGACGCATCGTCGGAAGCGATCACCCGCGCAGCCGAACTTGCCGGCGTACATGACCTGGTTCTGCATCTTCCCGACGGTTATGAAACCGAGGTCGGGGAAGATGGGCGCAACTTGTCGGGCGGTCAGCGCCAGCGGATTGGGCTTGCGCGCGCGCTTTACAAGGATCCTTGCTTTGTCGTTCTTGATGAACCGAACAGCAATCTCGATCCGGCGGGCGAAGCTGCGCTTGGTTTGGCGCTGATCAACCTCAAGAAAATCGGATCAACTGCGGTCATTGTCACCCATCGCCAGTCGGTGCTGCGCTTCGCTTCGCACATTCTGTATTTGGCCGAAGGCAAGGTGCGGCAGTTCGGCCCGCAAGAAGAGGTGCTGCGCGCGCTTGCCGAACGCAATAATGTTCAACCCATGGCTCCTACCGGAGCGGCGGCGCCCGCGGCACCCCCGACTGCGGAAGCCCCAGTGCATGCCCCAACACATGCAACCGCTGCCTGA